Proteins from a single region of Cytophagaceae bacterium:
- a CDS encoding dienelactone hydrolase family protein translates to MLKLYFALPLLLIFSLFTGMEINPVSTSRLDAGMAICHSEPLNDMRQWAMDPEFQALHPAPVSIIFEGIGAEITMPAADGMEAKGYLVKAKKKSNKWLFVYQEWWGLNDYIRREADKFYKDLGENVNVLALDMYDGKSTSDPQEAGKLISSTKEERLINIVKAGYDFAGAKAQVASVGWCFGGSWSLRSAIIGGKNNIGSVIYYGMPVDKIDELKKLNSDVLGLFATETRISKEVIEKFAENMKAAGKGLEYKIFPGVHGFANPSNPKYDKENAEVAYGMALKYLKGKF, encoded by the coding sequence ATGCTTAAATTGTATTTTGCTCTACCTCTACTTCTTATTTTTTCTTTGTTTACAGGAATGGAAATCAACCCTGTGTCCACCTCACGATTAGACGCCGGCATGGCTATTTGTCATTCTGAACCATTAAACGATATGCGGCAATGGGCCATGGATCCTGAGTTTCAGGCTTTACATCCGGCTCCGGTTTCAATTATTTTCGAAGGAATTGGTGCCGAAATTACTATGCCAGCAGCGGATGGAATGGAAGCCAAAGGTTATTTGGTAAAAGCTAAAAAGAAAAGCAACAAATGGCTTTTTGTATATCAGGAATGGTGGGGACTCAATGACTATATTCGTCGGGAAGCCGATAAGTTTTACAAAGATTTGGGCGAAAATGTAAACGTACTTGCACTGGATATGTACGACGGGAAATCAACCTCAGACCCGCAGGAAGCGGGAAAATTGATATCCTCAACAAAAGAAGAGCGACTGATAAATATCGTAAAAGCAGGATATGATTTTGCCGGAGCAAAAGCACAGGTAGCCAGCGTAGGCTGGTGTTTTGGGGGCTCGTGGTCATTGCGTTCAGCGATAATTGGCGGTAAAAACAACATTGGCTCCGTGATTTATTATGGAATGCCGGTAGACAAAATCGATGAATTGAAAAAGCTGAATTCCGATGTTTTGGGGCTGTTTGCTACCGAAACCCGCATCTCAAAAGAAGTTATCGAGAAATTTGCCGAAAACATGAAAGCTGCCGGTAAAGGCCTGGAGTACAAAATATTCCCGGGAGTACACGGTTTTGCCAACCCCAGCAACCCAAAATACGACAAAGAAAACGCCGAAGTTGCCTATGGTATGGCTTTGAAGTATCTGAAGGGGAAGTTTTGA
- a CDS encoding heme-binding domain-containing protein yields the protein MMKKILISLLVILVVIQFIKPERNLSDDNSFGVYTKYNTSQEVKDILSVACNDCHSNKTTYPWYANIQPVAWFLDHHVTDGKKHLNFSEFTKRPIAVQNHKFEEVIESQEDKWMPLESYTYLGLHAGAKLTDEQREKIITWARANMDSLKAQYPADSLVLKRKKPEGK from the coding sequence ATTATGAAAAAAATCCTTATTTCTCTCCTTGTAATTTTGGTAGTGATTCAGTTTATAAAGCCGGAAAGAAATCTCTCAGATGATAATTCATTTGGAGTATATACCAAATACAATACCTCTCAGGAAGTAAAAGATATTCTATCGGTGGCCTGTAATGACTGTCATAGCAACAAGACCACTTATCCATGGTACGCCAATATTCAGCCGGTTGCGTGGTTTCTTGACCACCATGTGACTGATGGGAAGAAGCACCTTAATTTTTCAGAATTTACTAAAAGGCCTATAGCTGTTCAGAATCATAAATTTGAAGAAGTGATTGAATCTCAGGAGGATAAATGGATGCCACTGGAGTCTTATACCTATTTGGGCTTGCATGCAGGTGCCAAACTTACTGACGAACAAAGGGAGAAAATTATCACATGGGCCCGTGCAAATATGGATTCTTTGAAAGCCCAATACCCAGCCGATAGTCTTGTTTTGAAAAGAAAAAAGCCAGAAGGTAAATAA
- the rhaT gene encoding L-rhamnose/proton symporter RhaT, translated as MEALLGIIFHSIGGFSSGSFYMPFKKVKGWAWESFWIVGGLFSWLIVPPLAAYLTIDNFSEIISQSATSVKKFTFIMGLLWGIGGLTYGLGVRYLGMSLGNSIVLGFCSAFGALVPSIYYDFVPTDGKTTFSDMLNTPGGQLVLLGVIVCIIGIAILGWAGMLKEKDLSHEQKQESVKEFNLTKGLIIAIISGVLSSFFNFGIEAGKPLADAAVAAGNNPLFQNNVTYIVLLWGGLTTNFIWCMYLNFKNKTFGDYVNTKTPIASNILFSGIAGTMWFLQFFFYGMGESKLGNGASSWILHMATIILTANLWGFWLKEWNGVSARSFRIFLIGIAIMMFSIVLVGIGNSM; from the coding sequence ATGGAAGCATTATTAGGCATAATTTTCCACTCCATTGGAGGGTTTTCATCAGGTAGTTTTTATATGCCATTTAAAAAGGTAAAAGGCTGGGCCTGGGAGAGTTTTTGGATAGTAGGAGGGCTTTTTTCCTGGTTAATTGTTCCGCCTTTGGCTGCTTATCTGACCATTGATAATTTTTCAGAAATAATCTCACAATCAGCCACTTCTGTTAAGAAATTTACCTTCATAATGGGTCTTTTATGGGGAATCGGAGGTCTGACATATGGGCTGGGAGTGAGATATTTGGGAATGTCTTTGGGAAATTCTATAGTTTTAGGATTTTGTTCGGCCTTCGGTGCCTTGGTTCCTTCCATTTATTACGATTTTGTTCCAACAGATGGAAAAACTACATTTTCCGATATGTTAAATACACCGGGCGGGCAATTAGTATTATTGGGTGTAATCGTTTGTATCATCGGCATTGCGATATTAGGCTGGGCAGGTATGCTTAAAGAGAAAGATCTTTCTCACGAACAAAAACAAGAATCAGTTAAAGAATTTAATCTTACAAAAGGCCTCATAATTGCCATTATTTCAGGAGTTTTGAGCTCTTTTTTCAACTTTGGAATTGAAGCAGGAAAACCTCTGGCCGATGCCGCAGTGGCTGCCGGAAACAATCCTCTTTTTCAAAATAACGTAACATACATTGTTTTACTTTGGGGAGGTTTAACCACTAATTTCATTTGGTGTATGTACCTCAATTTTAAAAATAAAACTTTTGGTGATTATGTAAATACAAAGACACCTATCGCTTCCAATATTTTGTTTTCAGGTATTGCAGGTACCATGTGGTTTTTGCAGTTTTTCTTTTATGGTATGGGTGAAAGTAAGCTTGGTAATGGAGCTTCATCCTGGATTCTGCACATGGCCACTATTATTCTTACGGCTAATCTCTGGGGTTTTTGGCTGAAAGAATGGAATGGTGTGTCGGCCCGATCTTTCAGGATATTTTTAATCGGAATAGCCATAATGATGTTCTCAATTGTTTTAGTGGGTATCGGTAATTCGATGTAA